In the genome of Vicia villosa cultivar HV-30 ecotype Madison, WI linkage group LG7, Vvil1.0, whole genome shotgun sequence, one region contains:
- the LOC131618005 gene encoding uncharacterized protein LOC131618005 yields MRCKKHLPDISSTVGVCASCLRERLLKIVESQAQPSRVSVSEPKLPSLEPIFPRSVSPYVAHRKSDDRRREVLFRSTPQGDRGLSAACDGATTQSSKRRIRKFWILSDLYRPRSSKTENSSGESCEPSSSVSPRSLTWLSAILPVRRQNNRVSDQRRCREMNRGATPVDKENFEGRDQSELGTSLESSPYRNKTTAVTTRRSRLGYAGKSLASMALCLSPMVRASPNRNWSNHNHKGFSQELGVGGVQHISTAASMCANRSKKLVDLGKVAHNHKR; encoded by the coding sequence ATGAGGTGTAAGAAACACTTGCCGGATATTTCCAGCACCGTCGGCGTTTGCGCCTCTTGCCTCCGTGAGCGCCTCCTGAAAATCGTCGAGAGTCAGGCGCAACCGTCGCGTGTCTCTGTCTCGGAACCAAAACTTCCGTCGTTGGAGCCGATTTTTCCAAGGTCGGTTTCTCCGTACGTTGCACACCGGAAATCAGATGATCGCCGGCGGGAGGTTTTGTTTCGTAGTACACCGCAAGGTGATCGTGGATTATCCGCCGCGTGCGACGGAGCAACGACGCAATCTTCGAAGAGGAGGATAAGGAAATTCTGGATTCTGTCAGATTTGTACCGTCCGAGATCTAGTAAGACGGAGAATTCCTCTGGAGAATCGTGTGAACCGTCGTCTTCAGTTTCTCCTCGTTCGTTGACGTGGCTATCGGCGATTCTCCCTGTCCGACGGCAGAACAACCGCGTCAGCGATCAACGGAGGTGCCGTGAAATGAATCGGGGAGCAACACCGGTTGATAAGGAAAATTTCGAAGGACGGGATCAATCGGAATTAGGAACCTCGTTGGAATCTTCGCCGTATAGAAATAAGACGACGGCGGTTACCACACGGCGGTCACGGCTAGGTTACGCCGGAAAAAGCTTAGCGAGCATGGCGTTGTGTTTGAGTCCGATGGTTCGGGCGAGTCCGAACCGGAACTGGAGCAACCATAACCATAAGGGGTTTTCGCAGGAATTGGGTGTGGGTGGGGTGCAGCATATATCCACTGCAGCCTCAATGTGTGCCAATCGATCAAAGAAGCTTGTTGATCTGGGAAAAGTTGCTCATAATCACAAACGTTGA